AGAGCGTGCCGATCGTCTGTCCTGCCGGCGTCGTCAACGGCGCGCCGGCGTAGAAGCGCAGGTGCGGATCGGAGACGACGAACGGGTTGTCGTGGAAGCGCTCGTCCAGCGTCGCATCGGGCACGATCATCAGCTCGCTTGGCCGCAGGATGGCATGGCTGCAGAACGCCACCTCGCGGGACGTCTCGGACCCTCTGATTCCCACCTTGGCCTTGAACCACTGACGGTCGGAATCGACGAAGTTGATCAGCGCGATCGGCGTCTGGCAAATGTGCGACGCCAGCAGCGCGAGGTCGTCGAACTCGGGTTCGGGTGCGGTGTCCAGGATGTCGTAACGCAACAGGTCCGCCAAGCGGGCGGGCTCCGACGCGGGGATGGGCGGTCTGATCATGGAAAATATCCTTCGCCCAGGGTGCACGCGCCTCGAACGAAGGCGCATGACACGTTGGTCCGCTCACCATCGGCCAATTTGGCTCGCGGCAATACGGGGCATTCCAGAATTTGTGTTATCGGTCCGGTCGCGCGTTACGTGACATTAAGACGGACACGAACCGCGGTCGTCGGTACGAGGACGATCAACGACCAAGGGGAGCCCCGGCCATGATACGGCCTTCAGGCTGCGAAGTGCTTTGTGGGAAAGGAGCCGAGACTAACCGCGCATCGCCATAAGCTTATGGACACAGGTGACCGCGAGCGAGCCATCACCGACAGCGAACCCCACGCGCTTGGTAGATCCCGCGCGAATGTCGCCGGCAGCCAGAAGGCCCGGCAACGTGGTCTCCAGCGGGCAGGGCTCGCGATCGGTCAACGGCCACTTGCCGGCGCGCAGCGCATCAATGCCGGTCAGCACGTAGCCGAGCTTGTCGCGCGCGACCGTCTCGGGCAGCCACGCGCAGCCGGGCTCGGCGCCGATGAAGACGAAGACCGCGGCCACGGGTAGCGGGTCGAGCGTCTCGATGTTCGTCCGCGAGCCGTCGGTCGTGTGGTAGCCGCGCAGCGTGACGCTCTCCAACCGGCGCTCGCCGTGGACCGCGTCGATCTGCACACCTTCGTGCACGGTGATGTTTGGCGCGGTGCGAATGCGACCGACGAGGTAGTCCGACATGCCGGGGCCCAGGCGCTTGCGCACCAGCAGGTGAACCTGCCGATCGCGGCAGCAGTCGGCCAGGAACATCGCGGCCTGTCCCGCGCTGTTGCCGGCGCCGACCACGGCGACGTCCTGCGTGTCGTACAGCAGCGCCTCGACGCTGGTGCAGGCATAATGAATGCCGGCTGACTCAAAGCGCGCCGCGCCTTGGGCCTCCAGGCGTCGCCAGTTCACACCGGCGGCCAGCAGCACGGTGCGGGCGCGCAGCGTGCTGCCACAATCGAGGTGCAGCTCGTGCGTAAGCCCCGGCGCGGTTGCGGGCACGAGACGTTCGACATTGATGGGCGCGACCATTCGCGCGCCGAACTTCAGCATCTGTAGCACGCCGCGCATCGCCAGTTCCGCGCCCGACAGTCCGCTGGGGAATCCAATGAAGTTTTCGATCTTCGATGATCCCGCCGCCTGCCCACCGGGCCCGAGGCGATCGAGGACGACGGTCGAGACGCCTTCCGACGCCGCGTACACCGCCGCCGTCATGCCGGCCGGCCCACCACCGATGATCGCCAGGTCGACGACGTCGATCGGGCAATCGCGCCAAATGCCGGCGCTGCGCGCCAGTTCGCGCAGCGGGGGGTTGAGCAACAGCTGACCGTCGCTGCATTCGATGACCGGCGATTTCTTCGGTGAACCCCATCGCGCCATCAGCGCGCGGCCAGTGTCGGAGGTAGTGTCGTACCAGCGGTGCGGCACGAAGTTCTTGAACAGGAACTCGCGCACGACCGTCGTGTCGCGACAAGCGCCCGGGCCCACCACGCGCAACCCCAGCGCGTCCGACTGCGCCAGCAACCGCCGCCGCTCTAGCGCCGCGATCAGCATCTTCTCGCCGAGTTGCGGCACACGGTTCAACACCTCGCGCAAGCGCGCGCCCGGCACGCGCAGCAACCGGCTGACGCCGGCGGCGCAGGCATTGACGATCACGGGACGGCGCGTGAGCAGGTCGATGTCTCCAGCGAACTGCCCCGGACCATGCGTGACGATGTGCCGATCATCGTCAGCTGGGTTGCGGATCTCGATACCACCGGTCTCGACAATGAAGAGGTCGATGTCGGCGTCTCCGGCACGGAAAATCATTGCCCCGTCGTCATAGTCGCATAACGTCGCCAGTGGCCTCAGTGCCGCCAAATCGTTGGCGTCCAACGTTGGGAACGCCACGATGTTTACTGAAGAGATTGCCGCGGGCGAATCGGTTGTGACGGTGGCCATAGGGTGTTCCGCAGCGTTCAGTTGTAGCGAGTAAGGAAGCTTACTCAAAGCATAGGGTGCTGACCGGATGTTTGACTAAGAGAGCGATATGAATGTGTTTCAGCGGCATTCTGCAACATATCTAGAACGACACGAAAATATACTCCAAATTGACATAAGAAGATGCGAAGTGAGCCCGGTCGACGGACGATTAGTTCAACGTCGTCAAGAGCATAATCGCCAGAATCGAACCACCGACACGATGTCGTGCCTGTCTGACGCGGTTTGCATAGAAAATCACAAAGCTGATGAAGCCGTCTCCGTTTATCGTAAACCTTGAATGGATATACACTTAATGTGAAAATGCAAGCGGATTTCTAGGTACCGTTTTGTCTGGCATGGAAAGGGCGCGAAAAAAAGTGATTTGGTCACGACATAATGCTTGTAGCACTCTTGCAGATGGCTTACTTCTTAGTCCATCGAAATGAGTTGTTCGAACCAAGCTGTTCAGCAACTTAGATTACGGAGGAGATCGCTGGCGATCCCTCCAAGTTTGAAGTTCGGACCACAGTGGGTTTCTGTTCCGCACCGTCAGCTATGACGGCGTCTGTCCCCCCGGTCCCTTTTTACAACCAGACCCTTGAAATGCGTGTCAGGCGGCTGACACGCACGGGCGGTGGCCTCGTGGCCATCAACAGTGATCCTGCGCCCGCAACGGCCGTGACGAATAAGCAGACTGAACAACATGATGCACACCCGCAATCGCAAAACGGCTCACCCGACCATCGAGAAGCTCGAAGATCGTCGCTTACTGTCCGCTAGCCCCGCGATCACCAATGTGGTCCTGGTTGATGCTGGCAAGGATCAGGTCGTGGGCAAGCTGGATCATGGCGCCACGATCGACGTGGCCAAGTACCCGGGTGGCATCAGCGTTCGCGCCGACGTGAACAGCGCCGCGACCAGCGTGAAGTTTGGCTTGGGCAGCAACGACAAGCTTCGCATTGAGAACGACTCGCCGTACACGATCGCCGGCGACGCCCAGCCGTCGGACTACTGGGCCTGGCGGCCGAAGCTTGGTTGGAACCTCGTGAAGATTAAGGCGTTCAGCAAGGACGGCGCGACCGGCCGGTCCAGCCCGACCAAGGAAATTGCGATCAAGGTCGTTAACTCGGCCGTCAGTGGTGGCAGCACCTCCAAACCGACTCCTTCGCCGACGCCTTCGCCTGCACCGGCTCCCAGCACCGGTTCGACCGTGACCGCCAAATCGCCGACCAACGGCAACTCGGCCCCCAGCGTGTCGTTCATCAACCCGACCAACAACGCCGAGCAGGCCCACCCTGGCAACTACGTCGTACGCGTGAACGCCCATGATTCGGACGGGAAGATCGCGAAGGTCGAGTTCTTCGCCAACGGCCGCATGATCGACAGCACCGTCGACGCGCCCTACAGCGCCGCTTGGACGAACGTCGCGACCGGCAAGTACACCCTGACCGCCCGCGCCACCGACGACGACGGTGCCCAGAAGCTCAGCTCGATCACCGTCACGATCAAGAACCCAACGCGGGACCAGACGTTCTACGTCAGCACCAGCGGCAACGATAAGAACAGCGGCGGCAGCACGTCGAGCGCGTTCCGGACGATCGGCAAGGCTGCCAGCATCGCCGGGGCTGGCGACACCGTCGTCATCCTGCCCGGCACCTACCGCGAATCGGTCGGGCTGAAGAACAGCGGCACCGCGACGGCGCCGATCACGTTCAAGGCCCAGAAGCCAGGCACGGTCTTCATCGACGGCGCCGACCACATGGGCGGCTGGAGCCGCGAGGGGTCGAGCCACGTCTACAGCACCAAGTGGGATCTGGACTTCTTCCTGAACGGTTACCGCTACCACGGCAGCGTGAAGGAGACCGGGTACGCTGAGCAGTTCATCTACAACAATAAGGCGCTGACGCAGGTGACGAGCCGGTCGTCCCTGAGCGCCGGCGAGTTCTACGTCGACTGGAACGCCAACAAGGTGTACGTCTGGTTGCCCGACAACGCTGACGCTCGCAAGAAGACCGTGATGGGATCGAAGCGCCAGACGCTGATGACGTCCCAGTCTTATCAGAACGCCAAGTACATCACGATCGACGGCCTGAACTTCCGCCACGCCGCCAACTTCCCGCAGCAGCCGGTCGTGAAGACGAGCGATGGTTGGGTCGTGAAGAACTCGAAGTTGGAACTGATGAACGCGGTTCCGCTGGGCATCTACGGCAACAACGTCCTGATCCAGAACAACGTGATGGCCAACAACGGGCACACGGGCCTGACGGGCCAAGCGACGAACACGCTGCTGGTTGACAACGAGGTCTACGGCAACAACACGCGTGGCTTCCGCGCGACGTGGGAGTCGGGAGGTGGCAAGATGACCCGTACGGTCGGCCTGTACGTGCTGAACCACAACACGTACAACAACCGGGGCCCCGGATTCTGGCTCGACATCGACAATAAGGAATTCGTGATCGACGGTGGGTTTTTCCACGATAACCGTGGCATCAACAACGACTACGAGGGTTGCGGTCTGCTGATCGAGTTGAACAGCGGCCCCGGCCGTGTCCAGAACGCCAGCTTCTACGGCAACACGTCCTCGGGTGGCCTCGGTATCGCCGAGACCCCGTACATGTCGATCCGGGGTAATTACTTCGGCGGTGGTGATCGCTTCGAATTGCGGAACATCGCCAACCGGCCGTTCTCGATCAAGCATGTGAAGATCGAATCCAACAAGTTCGAAAACTCGATGATCGCCAACGCGAATCCAAACTTTGACGTCAACTCGTTCCGCAAGCTGAACGTCACGGCCAGCCATAACGTCTTCGATAACGCGAGCAACATCCCGTGGTACTACTGGCGCGGCGTCAAGTACTTCAGCGGTTCGTCCATCGCGTCGGCGCTAGGCGTCGATAAGACGGCCAGCGCGGGATCGGTCACCATTCCGAAGCCATAACAACGTCGCGCCTCACAACGCAGACGCAAACTCGGAGCGGCGAACGTGGGTTCGCCGCTCCGGTTCTGCGCGCTAACTTCGCACGTTCGTCTACCTTGAGAGTGGCGATCGTGGGATGACGAAGCATTTGCTAATACGCCTGAATCACCATCAGCCAACCCGCGATCGTGAAGCACGAGAGCACGGTTGACCAGAACACGCACTGGGCGGCCAGGTCGGTGTCGCCGCCCAGTTCGAGCGTCAGCAGCAGCACGTTGACGGCAGCGGGGGTAGCAGTGGTAAGGATCAGCATTCTCGCCACGTCGGGCGTGACCTGCACCGGTGTCCACCCGGTTCGATGCAGCACCCACAACAGGATGGCCGTGTGAATCGGCGCGGCGATCAGCCGCAACACCAGCACGAGCGACACCGGTTTCCACCGCGGCCATCGCGGGTTACTCGCCAGCTGCGCGCCGAGCGTGATCAGCGCGATCGGCACCAGACCGGCGGCCAAGTAGCGGGCCGGCTCGCGGATCACCGTCGGCAACAGCGCAGCGTCGCCACCGGTCCACCATCGCGCCGCCAACGCTGCGACCAGCGCAGGAATGATCGGCAACCGCAGCGCCGCGACGACGCTCGGGCCCAAGCTGCCCTGCCGCGCCGATGACGCGATGACCATGCCCAGCGTAAAGATCAGCAGGTTGATCGCGAGGATCACAAACGCCTGAACCGCCGCGGCGTCCTGCCCGGGGAAGGCCAGCATCGCCAAGGGTAACCCGTAATTACCGCAGTTGTAGAAGACGACCGACAGCGTCACCACGCTCAGCACATCCCGCCGCACGCGCAACCAGCGGCCAATCAATTCCATGATCGCCCAGAGCGTCAGCACCTGCAGCGTGCAGATGACGACCACGCCCAGCATCTGCGGGCCGGCGAGCTGGCTCGTCGCCACCGCGTAAAAGACGAACGCGGGGATGAACAGGTAGATGTTGAGCTTTGATAGCGTTGCGAGGTCGATCGCGAACTTCACCCGCATCAGCGCGCCCAGCGCCGCCAGCAGCACGATGGGCGCGATGATGTTGAGGAGGACGTCGGCCATGGGAGATGCTGCTACCATCGCGTCGCACGGCTGAGAACGCAACGGTTTCCGGCCTTCGCCTTGTTCGCGGTCGGCTGGAATCTATCATGATCTGCATGACCAACCGAACCATCGTGTCGTTCGCGGGTGACGCGATCCACATCAACGGCCAGCCCACCTACGCCGGTCGAACTTACAACGGCCACAAGATCGAGGGGCTGCTGCTGAACGTGCGCCTCGTGCAGGCCACATATCACGATGAGAACCCCGAGACGCAATCCTGGTGGCGCTATCCGGACGGCACCGACTTCGATCCCGATCGCAATACCGACCAGTTTCTGAAGATGCTGCCCGAGTGGCGCGCGCAGGGCATGCTCGGCTTCACGATCAACCTGCAAGGCGGTTCGCCGCGTGGGTACAGCACGGACCAACCGTGGCGCAACAGCGCCTTTACGCCGACGGGCGAATTGAAGGCGCCGTACATGGCGCGCATCGCGCGCGTGATCGATGCCGCCGACGAACTCGGAATGGCTGTCATCCTCGGCTACTTCTACTTCGGGCAGACGCGACACTTCATCGACGAGGCGGCCATCGAGCGCGCGGTCGACAACGCCACCGATTGGCTGCTGGCGCGCGGCGACGGTCATGTGCTGGTCGAGATCGCCAACGAGTGCGATCACTGGGACTATCCGCCGATCATCAAGCCACCGCGCGCGGTCGAGCTCATCAAGCGCGTGCAACAGCGGTCGGCCGGGAAGCTACGGACGCCAGCGGGGCGGTTGCTGGCGTCGACCAGCTTCCTCGGCCAAGCCATCCCGAGCGACGACGTCGTCGGCGCGGCCGACTATCTGTTGATCCACGGCAACGGCACCAAGAATCCCGACGCCTTCCGCCAGCAGATCCGCGGCACGCGCGCCCACCCGGCCTACCGCGGGCAGCCGATCGTCTGCAATGAGGATGACCACTTCGACTTCGGCAATCCCGACAACAAC
Above is a genomic segment from Tepidisphaeraceae bacterium containing:
- a CDS encoding FAD-dependent oxidoreductase translates to MATVTTDSPAAISSVNIVAFPTLDANDLAALRPLATLCDYDDGAMIFRAGDADIDLFIVETGGIEIRNPADDDRHIVTHGPGQFAGDIDLLTRRPVIVNACAAGVSRLLRVPGARLREVLNRVPQLGEKMLIAALERRRLLAQSDALGLRVVGPGACRDTTVVREFLFKNFVPHRWYDTTSDTGRALMARWGSPKKSPVIECSDGQLLLNPPLRELARSAGIWRDCPIDVVDLAIIGGGPAGMTAAVYAASEGVSTVVLDRLGPGGQAAGSSKIENFIGFPSGLSGAELAMRGVLQMLKFGARMVAPINVERLVPATAPGLTHELHLDCGSTLRARTVLLAAGVNWRRLEAQGAARFESAGIHYACTSVEALLYDTQDVAVVGAGNSAGQAAMFLADCCRDRQVHLLVRKRLGPGMSDYLVGRIRTAPNITVHEGVQIDAVHGERRLESVTLRGYHTTDGSRTNIETLDPLPVAAVFVFIGAEPGCAWLPETVARDKLGYVLTGIDALRAGKWPLTDREPCPLETTLPGLLAAGDIRAGSTKRVGFAVGDGSLAVTCVHKLMAMRG
- a CDS encoding Ig-like domain-containing protein, producing MMHTRNRKTAHPTIEKLEDRRLLSASPAITNVVLVDAGKDQVVGKLDHGATIDVAKYPGGISVRADVNSAATSVKFGLGSNDKLRIENDSPYTIAGDAQPSDYWAWRPKLGWNLVKIKAFSKDGATGRSSPTKEIAIKVVNSAVSGGSTSKPTPSPTPSPAPAPSTGSTVTAKSPTNGNSAPSVSFINPTNNAEQAHPGNYVVRVNAHDSDGKIAKVEFFANGRMIDSTVDAPYSAAWTNVATGKYTLTARATDDDGAQKLSSITVTIKNPTRDQTFYVSTSGNDKNSGGSTSSAFRTIGKAASIAGAGDTVVILPGTYRESVGLKNSGTATAPITFKAQKPGTVFIDGADHMGGWSREGSSHVYSTKWDLDFFLNGYRYHGSVKETGYAEQFIYNNKALTQVTSRSSLSAGEFYVDWNANKVYVWLPDNADARKKTVMGSKRQTLMTSQSYQNAKYITIDGLNFRHAANFPQQPVVKTSDGWVVKNSKLELMNAVPLGIYGNNVLIQNNVMANNGHTGLTGQATNTLLVDNEVYGNNTRGFRATWESGGGKMTRTVGLYVLNHNTYNNRGPGFWLDIDNKEFVIDGGFFHDNRGINNDYEGCGLLIELNSGPGRVQNASFYGNTSSGGLGIAETPYMSIRGNYFGGGDRFELRNIANRPFSIKHVKIESNKFENSMIANANPNFDVNSFRKLNVTASHNVFDNASNIPWYYWRGVKYFSGSSIASALGVDKTASAGSVTIPKP
- a CDS encoding AEC family transporter, with amino-acid sequence MADVLLNIIAPIVLLAALGALMRVKFAIDLATLSKLNIYLFIPAFVFYAVATSQLAGPQMLGVVVICTLQVLTLWAIMELIGRWLRVRRDVLSVVTLSVVFYNCGNYGLPLAMLAFPGQDAAAVQAFVILAINLLIFTLGMVIASSARQGSLGPSVVAALRLPIIPALVAALAARWWTGGDAALLPTVIREPARYLAAGLVPIALITLGAQLASNPRWPRWKPVSLVLVLRLIAAPIHTAILLWVLHRTGWTPVQVTPDVARMLILTTATPAAVNVLLLTLELGGDTDLAAQCVFWSTVLSCFTIAGWLMVIQAY